The following are from one region of the Corythoichthys intestinalis isolate RoL2023-P3 chromosome 17, ASM3026506v1, whole genome shotgun sequence genome:
- the LOC130905768 gene encoding phospholipase A2-like, whose protein sequence is MNSLTTLLLLALSLSVAHSMNYKALNQFRKMILCLMPDSWPIFDYADYGCYCGKGGSGTPVDDLDRCCYVHDQCYSDAMQHPDCWPIFDNPYTEIYSYSCDEEQKKVTCSHKNNNCEMFICECDRKAAECFARSPWNPEHEHLPSHMCK, encoded by the exons ATGAACTCTCTTACAACTCTGCTTCTCTTGGCTTTAAGCCTCTCTGTTG CTCACTCGATGAATTACAAGGCTCTCAACCAGTTCAGAAAAATGATCCTGTGTTTGATGCCTGATAGCTGGCCCATTTTTGACTACGCTGACTACGGCTGCTACTGTGGAAAGGGTGGCTCAGGCACACCTGTAGATGATCTGGATAG ATGCTGCTATGTCCACGACCAATGCTATAGCGACGCTATGCAGCATCCTGATTGTTGGCCCATTTTCGACAACCCTTacacagagatctacagctacaGCTGTGATGAGGAGCAGAAGAAAGTCACCTGTAGCC acaaaaacaacaattgtGAGATGTTCATCTGTGAATGTGACAGGAAGGCTGCAGAGTGTTTCGCACGGTCACCATGGAACCCTGAGCACGAGCACCTGCCAAGCCACATGTGCAAGTGA